Proteins encoded within one genomic window of Saccharopolyspora pogona:
- a CDS encoding AraC family transcriptional regulator, whose product MRNVPVDEVDWIDRAVLAIGTDYPPRHLLAFHRHRRAQLLYGATGTMQVETADGSWTVPPRRAVLIPPGTDHQVLMDDVSTRSLYLEPSAVPWFPPRCRVVDVSPLLRELLLAAVDVPPEYDRHGRDGALLELILHEIRNLAPLPFDLPLPARADLRNLCEAFQAAPNIREAPAEWAADLGISARTFNRVFRAETGLSFQQWRQRACVLHAIRLLSAGRTVTQVAAALAYDTPAGFSVMFRKQSGTTPSSFQPR is encoded by the coding sequence ATGCGGAACGTGCCGGTGGACGAGGTGGACTGGATCGACCGCGCCGTCCTAGCGATCGGGACCGACTACCCGCCCCGGCACCTGCTGGCGTTCCACCGGCACCGCCGCGCGCAGCTCCTCTACGGGGCGACCGGGACCATGCAAGTCGAGACGGCCGACGGCAGCTGGACGGTCCCGCCCCGCCGAGCAGTGCTGATCCCGCCGGGCACGGACCACCAAGTGCTGATGGACGACGTCAGCACTCGCAGCCTCTACCTCGAACCGTCCGCCGTGCCGTGGTTCCCGCCGCGCTGTCGGGTCGTGGACGTCTCACCGCTGCTGCGTGAACTCCTGCTCGCCGCGGTGGACGTGCCGCCCGAATACGACAGGCACGGCCGCGACGGTGCGCTGCTGGAGCTGATCCTCCACGAAATCCGGAACCTGGCGCCGCTTCCGTTCGACCTGCCCCTGCCCGCCCGAGCAGATCTCCGGAACCTCTGCGAGGCGTTCCAGGCCGCGCCGAACATCCGGGAGGCACCGGCCGAATGGGCTGCCGACCTGGGCATCAGCGCGCGGACATTCAACAGGGTGTTCCGCGCCGAAACCGGGCTCAGCTTCCAGCAATGGCGACAGCGCGCTTGCGTCCTCCACGCCATCCGGCTGCTCTCCGCCGGAAGGACCGTCACCCAGGTCGCGGCGGCGCTCGCGTACGACACCCCGGCCGGCTTCTCCGTCATGTTCCGCAAGCAGAGCGGAACTACCCCGAGCTCATTCCAGCCGCGCTGA
- a CDS encoding sulfite exporter TauE/SafE family protein — protein sequence MLVSFLVLLGFGCLTGVTTVLFGFGGGFIIVPVVFAVVAATTGADAMHTAVATSTAVMIVNASSATIAQARSGRLHGDQLHPLIEFIALGAVIGAVAANWAPDSVLHVLFIVYLAITIVDSIARSGFLDNARRQGSGGKPLGRVASTLGGMGIGAVASFLGVGGSVMTVPLLRRRGLPMADAAAMANPLSIPVAVAGTAVYALATPAAAYPGQLGHVNFVVAAALLCGSLPTIALTKRVVGKIPDRIHAIAYLVLLVIVLIAMIATALR from the coding sequence GTGCTCGTCTCCTTCCTCGTGCTGCTCGGATTCGGCTGCCTGACCGGCGTGACCACGGTCCTGTTCGGATTCGGCGGCGGCTTCATCATCGTCCCGGTCGTGTTCGCGGTCGTCGCCGCCACGACCGGTGCCGACGCGATGCACACCGCCGTGGCGACCTCGACCGCGGTGATGATCGTCAACGCGTCATCCGCGACCATCGCCCAGGCCCGGTCCGGTCGCCTGCACGGGGATCAACTCCACCCGCTGATCGAATTCATCGCCCTCGGCGCGGTGATCGGAGCGGTAGCCGCGAACTGGGCACCCGACTCCGTCTTGCACGTCCTGTTCATCGTCTACCTCGCGATCACCATCGTCGACAGCATCGCCCGAAGTGGATTCCTCGACAACGCCCGGCGCCAGGGTTCGGGCGGGAAACCGCTCGGCAGGGTCGCCTCGACCCTCGGTGGGATGGGGATCGGTGCGGTCGCCAGTTTCCTCGGCGTCGGCGGGAGCGTCATGACGGTGCCGCTGCTCCGGCGCAGGGGGCTCCCCATGGCCGATGCCGCCGCGATGGCGAACCCGCTCAGCATCCCCGTAGCGGTCGCGGGAACCGCCGTGTACGCCCTCGCCACGCCGGCCGCCGCCTACCCCGGTCAGCTCGGCCACGTCAACTTCGTCGTCGCGGCGGCCCTGCTCTGCGGCTCCCTGCCGACGATCGCGCTCACCAAACGAGTCGTCGGGAAGATCCCCGACCGCATCCACGCGATCGCCTACCTCGTCCTCCTAGTGATCGTCCTCATCGCGATGATCGCGACTGCGCTCCGCTGA
- a CDS encoding IS630 family transposase, with protein MIAGVRDARRLSPEAQEDLRRRVVAAVHGGMTQVEAARVFAVAPQSVSRWVQVWRKQGSKGLDGRRRGRRPGEQKALSARRQRKLRYAVAEHTPATFGLAGVVWTRKAVAELIRVRHGVVLSLRTVGNYLRSWGLSPQKPIRRAYEQDPEAVRRWLEEDYPAIAARARREGAVILWLDQTGIRSDAAVGRTWAPVGQSPVVGKTGKRFSVNAMCAIGNKGELYFTVYTGSFNASVFVPFLDRLTRHLDRKVHLIVDGHPVHLPVREC; from the coding sequence ATGATCGCTGGTGTGCGGGATGCGCGGAGGTTATCGCCTGAGGCGCAGGAGGATCTGCGGCGTAGGGTGGTCGCGGCTGTCCATGGTGGGATGACGCAGGTCGAGGCGGCGCGGGTGTTCGCGGTAGCGCCGCAGTCGGTGTCCAGATGGGTGCAGGTGTGGCGGAAACAGGGTTCGAAGGGTCTTGACGGGCGTCGGCGGGGTCGCAGGCCTGGTGAGCAGAAAGCGTTGAGTGCCCGCCGGCAGCGCAAGCTGCGGTATGCGGTGGCCGAGCACACCCCGGCCACGTTCGGGCTGGCTGGGGTGGTGTGGACCCGCAAGGCGGTGGCCGAGTTGATCCGGGTGCGGCACGGCGTCGTGTTGAGTTTGCGCACCGTCGGCAACTATCTGCGTTCCTGGGGATTGTCGCCGCAGAAACCGATCCGCAGGGCCTACGAGCAGGACCCCGAGGCCGTGCGCCGATGGCTGGAGGAGGACTATCCGGCCATCGCCGCCCGCGCCCGCCGCGAGGGCGCGGTGATCTTGTGGCTGGACCAGACCGGGATCCGCTCGGATGCCGCAGTGGGCCGGACCTGGGCACCGGTCGGCCAATCACCGGTGGTGGGCAAGACCGGCAAACGGTTCAGCGTGAACGCCATGTGCGCGATCGGTAACAAGGGCGAGCTGTACTTCACCGTCTACACCGGCTCGTTCAACGCCAGCGTGTTCGTGCCGTTCCTGGACCGGCTGACCCGTCACCTGGATCGTAAGGTCCACCTGATCGTCGACGGTCATCCTGTCCACCTGCCGGTCAGGGAGTGCTGA
- a CDS encoding AHH domain-containing protein has protein sequence MSGETVGDRAEQLRSAAKSVPLGAANQLCDELEAVRDQVAEITGPDSDIIGQTQHLITAGTDIVRGLVLLRKKIEEAAQHQQGGGGASGTDGGSAAPPAAPAPTPAKREQPTQKTVAEEEGGTRSFPSFTAAKRALGPKPGHELHHIVEQSQSKENRSGFSTERINTTDNMIWLPVPVHRRISARYSRKLRDSDMTLRDAMNGMSWEEQYRRGLRAVRRAFKEVQDDDQR, from the coding sequence ATGAGCGGTGAGACGGTCGGCGACCGGGCGGAGCAACTTCGGTCCGCCGCCAAGTCCGTACCTCTTGGGGCAGCGAATCAGCTCTGCGACGAGCTCGAAGCGGTTCGGGATCAGGTCGCCGAAATCACCGGTCCGGATTCCGACATCATCGGGCAGACACAGCACCTGATTACGGCGGGAACCGACATCGTTCGTGGGTTGGTCCTGCTCCGGAAGAAGATCGAGGAAGCGGCGCAACACCAACAGGGCGGCGGAGGTGCGAGCGGTACGGACGGCGGGAGCGCTGCGCCGCCCGCCGCACCAGCACCAACACCAGCCAAACGGGAGCAACCGACTCAGAAGACGGTCGCCGAAGAGGAGGGAGGAACACGGTCGTTCCCTTCGTTCACTGCGGCGAAACGAGCGCTCGGCCCGAAACCGGGACACGAATTGCACCACATCGTGGAGCAATCGCAGTCCAAGGAAAACCGCAGCGGGTTTTCCACGGAACGGATCAACACCACCGACAACATGATCTGGTTGCCCGTCCCGGTGCACCGTAGGATCAGCGCCCGGTACTCGCGGAAGCTCCGGGACAGCGACATGACTCTCAGGGACGCCATGAACGGCATGAGTTGGGAAGAGCAGTACAGAAGGGGCCTGCGGGCGGTGCGGCGGGCGTTCAAGGAGGTTCAAGACGATGACCAGCGATGA
- a CDS encoding phage terminase small subunit, whose product MHAASGELETIATTVGKLPDLGWGTRGNQHLWFVDVLDLDQVADLPTERPDDPLGRFAAWLRAGYRLDLADGPTKVKRDTHVGAVKNAVSNPFAGQKLSAGAARDAQAFNPDGAPGTIRDAGTAVSVDLTAKKRESRGEGVGTDPVSPGQPPAPVLLIDPCEGSMIRKELPMPGPLPSRNGPQKKGPRSVKQWATLPREHDVTTPELPKRDLPWDARTVQFWLDLWASPMAAQYDDSDRHGLFMLADLVDSYWRVDWVRDKIALAAEIRLQGQRFGLSALDRQRLRWELERADEAQDRGRCRRARTLTPVDPDDDPRNLLGKL is encoded by the coding sequence GTGCACGCCGCCAGCGGTGAACTCGAAACCATCGCGACCACCGTCGGCAAGCTTCCGGACCTCGGGTGGGGCACAAGGGGAAACCAGCATCTGTGGTTCGTGGATGTGCTCGACCTCGACCAGGTCGCCGACCTCCCCACCGAACGCCCAGACGACCCGCTCGGCCGGTTCGCCGCGTGGCTACGCGCCGGATACCGGCTCGACCTCGCCGACGGGCCGACCAAGGTCAAGCGGGACACCCACGTCGGCGCGGTCAAGAACGCCGTCAGCAACCCGTTCGCCGGGCAGAAGCTCAGCGCCGGAGCGGCACGTGACGCTCAGGCGTTCAACCCGGACGGCGCGCCCGGCACCATCAGAGACGCGGGAACGGCCGTCTCCGTCGATCTCACGGCCAAGAAGCGGGAATCTAGAGGCGAAGGCGTGGGCACTGACCCCGTTTCCCCTGGTCAGCCTCCCGCGCCGGTTCTGCTGATTGATCCGTGCGAAGGTTCCATGATCCGAAAGGAGTTGCCGATGCCGGGTCCACTCCCGTCCCGAAACGGGCCGCAGAAGAAGGGACCGCGTTCGGTCAAGCAGTGGGCGACACTGCCGCGTGAGCACGACGTGACCACGCCGGAGCTCCCGAAGCGGGATCTCCCGTGGGATGCGCGCACGGTACAGTTCTGGCTGGACCTGTGGGCGTCTCCAATGGCCGCGCAGTACGACGACAGCGATCGCCACGGGCTATTCATGCTCGCGGACCTGGTCGACTCGTATTGGCGGGTCGACTGGGTGCGGGACAAGATCGCTCTTGCCGCAGAGATCCGCCTTCAGGGACAACGCTTCGGACTGTCCGCATTGGACCGTCAGCGGTTGCGCTGGGAGCTGGAACGTGCCGACGAGGCGCAGGATCGTGGTCGCTGTCGGCGTGCCCGGACGTTGACTCCGGTCGACCCGGACGACGACCCGCGTAACCTACTCGGCAAGCTGTGA
- a CDS encoding tyrosine-type recombinase/integrase, producing MSKQVWAEELPSGNYSGRYRHPITGRKERAGSFPGEDEALAAARKAVRELVRIYSGDPDVSPVSGAPTLAEYAHEAIDALPHVRPSTRKTYHSVARQVVKHFGDRIRVDQIDEQAVRGMVAACNRAGLKHSTCEARVTVLGHIVDQAGREGYTSVRSVDWQIPLPTEVHRQRELLEDDTIGLLTCAMPYRLWVAILVSRDTGLRISEVAGLRVQDVNLVRRQIRLVGSFDPDGVWREHAKGHRAGIELPLTLRLTAALDHHFRNNVRDGQVWVFADADGEPVGIRNMRNAFDRARVVAGVPDAVWHDMRRTLLTTLSDAGAPLQHLQALAGHANPKTTRNYIQRVRAEDLAKWTDTIDEPPTPPALRKRRAP from the coding sequence ATGAGTAAGCAGGTGTGGGCCGAGGAACTTCCCTCCGGCAACTACTCCGGCCGGTACCGGCACCCGATCACGGGCCGCAAGGAACGCGCCGGATCGTTCCCCGGCGAAGACGAAGCGCTCGCCGCCGCCCGTAAGGCGGTGCGGGAGCTCGTTCGCATCTACAGCGGCGACCCGGACGTCTCGCCGGTCTCCGGCGCGCCGACGCTCGCGGAGTACGCGCACGAGGCGATCGACGCGCTTCCGCACGTGCGCCCGTCGACCCGCAAGACGTACCACTCGGTTGCTCGTCAGGTGGTGAAGCACTTCGGCGACCGCATCCGTGTCGATCAGATCGACGAGCAAGCGGTTCGGGGGATGGTCGCCGCGTGCAACCGGGCCGGGTTGAAGCACTCGACCTGTGAGGCGCGGGTGACCGTGCTTGGCCACATCGTGGACCAGGCGGGTCGGGAGGGGTACACGTCGGTCCGCTCCGTGGACTGGCAGATCCCGTTGCCGACCGAGGTGCACCGCCAGCGGGAACTACTCGAAGACGACACGATCGGGCTGCTGACGTGCGCCATGCCGTACCGGTTGTGGGTGGCGATCCTGGTCTCTCGTGACACGGGACTACGGATCTCCGAGGTTGCCGGGCTGCGGGTGCAGGACGTGAACCTCGTCCGCCGACAGATCCGGTTGGTCGGCTCGTTCGATCCTGACGGCGTGTGGCGCGAGCACGCGAAGGGCCACCGGGCCGGGATCGAGCTCCCGTTGACGCTGCGGCTGACGGCGGCACTGGATCACCACTTCCGTAACAACGTCCGCGACGGGCAGGTGTGGGTGTTCGCCGACGCCGACGGCGAGCCGGTCGGCATCCGGAACATGCGGAACGCGTTCGACCGGGCGCGGGTGGTGGCGGGCGTTCCTGACGCCGTGTGGCATGACATGCGGCGGACGCTGCTGACGACGCTGTCCGACGCGGGCGCGCCGCTTCAGCACTTGCAGGCGTTGGCCGGGCACGCCAACCCGAAGACGACCCGGAACTACATTCAGCGGGTCCGCGCTGAGGATCTGGCCAAGTGGACGGACACCATTGACGAGCCGCCTACGCCGCCGGCGTTGCGGAAGAGGCGGGCGCCTTGA
- a CDS encoding EndoU domain-containing protein, whose amino-acid sequence MSAVEDVDKALSFVLGKLAEATEQLSTAQAALEESVIDLSVLDSTNDDEAQQALAYHKKSGDQLTHAQQVLHRCTEQIKQYQPRVATSPTPSTPPRGPTARPDRTRSSVPCPAWDNVAGEKPNLADVSAEPRRNYILDGDGLGGGGHVAGTGLPNKMEFPKAWDDDQIINSIEDVAKNPDRPPELQENGRWRVEGTRDGVDIRVVVDKSGQVRTAHPVGGEGVIQNDVHGNPIPTEPKRR is encoded by the coding sequence ATGTCTGCCGTAGAGGACGTAGACAAGGCACTGAGCTTCGTGCTGGGCAAGCTCGCCGAAGCAACAGAACAGCTCAGCACGGCGCAGGCCGCCCTGGAGGAGAGCGTCATCGATCTCTCGGTGCTCGACAGCACCAACGACGACGAGGCGCAACAAGCCCTTGCGTACCACAAAAAAAGCGGCGACCAGCTCACCCACGCCCAACAGGTCCTGCACCGCTGTACCGAACAGATCAAGCAATACCAGCCCCGCGTTGCGACGAGCCCAACACCAAGTACCCCGCCGCGAGGGCCGACCGCCCGACCTGACAGAACGCGATCATCCGTTCCATGCCCTGCCTGGGACAACGTCGCGGGCGAGAAGCCGAACCTGGCAGACGTCAGCGCGGAACCGCGCCGAAACTACATCCTTGACGGCGACGGCCTCGGTGGTGGGGGGCATGTCGCAGGTACGGGCCTGCCGAACAAGATGGAATTCCCCAAGGCTTGGGACGATGACCAAATCATCAACTCGATTGAGGACGTGGCAAAAAATCCGGATCGCCCGCCTGAACTTCAGGAGAACGGTCGCTGGCGAGTTGAAGGCACTAGAGACGGCGTGGACATCAGAGTGGTTGTGGACAAGTCTGGGCAGGTACGTACCGCGCATCCTGTTGGGGGCGAGGGAGTCATCCAGAACGACGTGCACGGCAATCCCATTCCAACTGAGCCAAAAAGGCGATAA